From Montipora foliosa isolate CH-2021 chromosome 6, ASM3666993v2, whole genome shotgun sequence, a single genomic window includes:
- the LOC138009106 gene encoding GFP-like non-fluorescent chromoprotein has translation MSVIAKQMTYKVYMSGTVNGHYFEVEGDGKGKPYEGEQTVKLTVTKGGPLPFAWDILSPLSQYGSIPFTKYPEDIPDYVKQSFPEGYTWERIMNFEDGAVCTVSNDSSIQGNCFIYNVKISGLNFPPNGPVMQKKTQGWEPNTERLFARDGMLIGNNFMALKLEGGGHYLCEFKSTYKAKKPVRMPGYHYVDRKLDVTNHNKDYTSVEQCEISIARHSLLG, from the exons ATG AGTGTGATCGCTAAACAAATGACCTACAAGGTTTACATGTCAGGCACGGTCAATGGACACTACTTTGAGGTCGAAGGCGATGGAAAAGGAAAGCCTTACGa GGGGGAGCAGACAGTAAAGCTCACTGTCACCAAGGGTGGACCTCTGCCATTTGCTTGGGATATTTTATCGCCACTGTCTCAGTACGGAAGCATACCATTCACCAAGTACCCTGAAGACATCCCTGATTATGTAAAGCAGTCATTCCCTGAGGGATATACATGGGAGAGGATCATGAACTTTGAAGATGGTGCAGTGTGTACTGTCAGCAATGATTCCAG catCCAAGGCAACTGTTTCATCTACAATGTCAAAATCTCTGGTTTGAACTTTCCTCCCAATGGACCTGTTATGCAGAAGAAGACACAGGGCTGGGAACCCAACACTGAGCGTCTCTTTGCACGAGATGGAATGCTGATAGGAAACAACTTTATGGCTCTGAAGTTGGAAGGAGGTGGTCACTATTTGTGTGAATTCAAATCTACTTACAA ggCAAAGAAGCCTGTGAGGATGCCAGGGTATCACTATGTTGACCGCAAACTGGATGTAACCAATCACAACAAGGATTACACATCTGTTGAGCAGTGTGAAATATCCATTGCACGCCACTCTTTGCTCGGTTGA